A DNA window from Hordeum vulgare subsp. vulgare chromosome 1H, MorexV3_pseudomolecules_assembly, whole genome shotgun sequence contains the following coding sequences:
- the LOC123404164 gene encoding uncharacterized protein LOC123404164, whose translation MGLVDVFYQWEIQLLVLFSFALQVFLFFTGSLRRRSTGIFLRVLIWTAYLGADWVAVYALGYLSSHNDVPSASYTLRRTQPLAFFWAPFLLIHLGGQDTVTAFAMEDNNLWSRHLLNLVLQVVLALYVFWKSVGRLNMELIVPSVLMLVAGVIKYGERTWSLKCGSSKSLESSTGDQYKQQFPELKDTDPGYSKIVLNALRAMPNVLGVFTGRNLFAHSSADVGHDAVQDTKRVIKAAELELGLMYDDLYTKAVVLRSRTCVILRCISHLSVLAAFALFLATDKHSYSREDTVVTYALFIGGFFQDLCSMFIFMMSPWTWAWLKVRNCHKLASISWFLFASDIGWPEQKPQWSNSMGQYNFLSWVYHKDKTRTCNQQVMTVVRRLANLFGSGKKSLFWMSKVLDTEYVEADEKTMDFVVKGITNLRDEFSSTEAREWPNLSPFLNKIRTYFVADFGAATVEMHMFTEEYLNEAAVAGEEDANDLAEVCRKLSNYMMHLFVTLPSMLPLNGSSEATLDKFRQSRGELCGVQPSKETLEEMVEMWVRLLIYSAGKTQGQMHTAPLASGGELITFVWLLMFKKGLGDSEANRILIANSAGVDPNLKEVFAFYFPH comes from the coding sequence ATGGGTTTGGTGGACGTATTTTATCAGTGGGAAATCCAATTGCTTGTGCTCTTCAGCTTCGCACTTCAAGTGTTCCTATTTTTTACCGGCAGCCTTCGACGGCGCAGCACCGGCatattcctcagagttcttatttGGACAGCTTATCTAGGAGCAGACTGGGTAGCAGTTTATGCTCTTGGCTACCTCTCAAGCCACAATGATGTACCCAGTGCAAGTTACACATTAAGGAGAACCCAACCACTAGCTTTCTTTTGGGCACCCTTCCTCCTCATCCATCTTGGTGGGCAGGATACTGTTACTGCTTTTGCCATGGAGGACAACAACTTATGGTCAAGGCATTTGTTGAATTTGGTGCTGCAAGTAGTCCTAGCTTTGTACGTTTTCTGGAAATCCGTAGGAAGACTCAACATGGAACTTATAGTTCCGAGTGTCTTGATGCTCGTTGCTGGAGTCATCAAGTATGGAGAAAGAACATGGTCTCTCAAATGTGGGAGCTCTAAAAGCCTCGAGAGCTCCACTGGAGATCAGTACAAGCAACAGTTTCCGGAACTAAAAGATACGGATCCTGGCTATTCAAAGATAGTTTTGAATGCTCTGCGTGCAATGCCAAATGTCCTCGGTGTCTTTACAGGACGCAACCTGTTTGCCCATAGCTCAGCAGATGTCGGTCATGATGCGGTACAAGACACCAAACGTGTAATCAAGGCGGCGGAGCTTGAGCTTGGCCTGATGTACGACGATCTGTACACGAAGGCTGTTGTGCTCAGATCAAGGACATGCGTTATACTTCGATGCATCTCTCATCTATCTGTATTGGCTGCTTTTGCTCTCTTCCTTGCAACCGATAAACATAGTTACAGTAGAGAGGACACTGTGGTCACCTATGCACTATTTATTGGAGGGTTTTTCCAAGATCTTTGTTCAATGTTCATTTTCATGATGTCACCATGGACTTGGGCATGGTTGAAGGTCCGGAACTGCCACAAGCTTGCTTCCATATCCTGGTTTCTTTTCGCCAGTGATATTGGCTGGCCGGAGCAAAAGCCACAGTGGTCAAATTCCATGGGACAGTACAACTTTCTGAGCTGGGTTTACCACAAAGACAAGACCAGAACATGCAATCAACAAGTGATGACCGTGGTGAGAAGATTGGCTAATTTATTTGGTTCTGGGAAGAAAAGTCTATTTTGGATGAGCAAGGTGTTGGACACTGAGTATGTGGAGGCTGATGAGAAGACCATGGATTTTGTCGTCAAGGGGATTACTAACTTGCGTGATGAGTTCTCCTCCACTGAGGCCCGAGAATGGCCAAATCTTAGCCCATTTCTGAATAAGATACGGACTTATTTTGTTGCTGATTTTGGTGCTGCtactgtcgagatgcatatgtTCACAGAGGAATACTTGAATGAAGCAGCAGTAGCTGGAGAAGAAGATGCAAATGATTTGGCAGAGGTATGCCGGAAACTGTCCAACTACATGATGCACCTCTTTGTTACCTTGCCTTCCATGCTGCCGCTCAACGGCAGCTCCGAGGCTACGCTGGATAAATTTAGACAGTCCCGAGGAGAATTATGTGGGGTGCAACCAAGCAAGGAAACACTGGAGGAGATGGTGGAAATGTGGGTAAGGCTCCTCATCTACTCGGCCGGCAAGACCCAGGGGCAGATGCACACGGCGCCGCTGGCTAGCGGAGGCGAGCTCATCACCTTTGTCTGGCTGCTCATGTTCAAGAAAGGGCTCGGGGATTCCGAGGCAAACAGGATCCTGATTGCCAATTCTGCTGGTGTTGACCCCAATTTGAAAGAGGTCTTCGCCTTCTATTTTCCTCATTAA